Proteins encoded in a region of the Sphingomonas jaspsi DSM 18422 genome:
- the gmk gene encoding guanylate kinase, with amino-acid sequence MAEPTKLPEHRRRRGLLVVLSSPSGAGKTTISRMLMASDPSITMSVSATTRPMRPGEEEGVHYHFVDEAEFQRMVDDEELAEWAYVFDHRYGSPKEPIKDALKDGRDILFDIDWQGTQQLRGAFGTDLVRIFILPPSMGELERRLRSRATDSEDVIQGRMRRAAAEIGHWGEYDYVLINEDMDRCLDEVKAIVRAERLKRDRQPYLIPFVRDLVERPNN; translated from the coding sequence ATGGCCGAACCGACCAAATTGCCCGAACATCGCCGCCGCCGCGGCCTCCTCGTCGTTCTCTCCTCGCCGTCGGGTGCGGGTAAGACGACGATCAGCCGCATGCTGATGGCAAGCGACCCAAGCATCACCATGTCGGTCAGCGCGACCACCCGGCCGATGCGCCCCGGCGAGGAGGAAGGCGTCCATTATCATTTCGTCGACGAGGCCGAATTCCAGCGGATGGTCGACGACGAGGAACTGGCCGAATGGGCTTACGTCTTCGACCATCGCTACGGCAGCCCGAAAGAGCCGATCAAGGACGCCTTGAAGGACGGCCGCGACATTTTGTTCGATATCGACTGGCAGGGCACGCAGCAGCTGCGCGGCGCGTTCGGCACCGACCTTGTGCGGATCTTCATCCTGCCGCCGTCGATGGGCGAGTTGGAACGTCGCCTGCGCAGCCGTGCCACCGATAGCGAGGATGTCATCCAAGGTCGCATGCGCCGCGCGGCGGCCGAGATCGGTCACTGGGGCGAATATGACTATGTCCTGATCAACGAGGACATGGACCGCTGCCTCGACGAGGTGAAGGCGATCGTACGGGCCGAACGGTTGAAGCGCGACCGCCAGCCTTACCTCATCCCCTTCGTCCGCGACCTGGTCGAGCGGCCCAACAACTAG
- a CDS encoding ATP12 family chaperone protein, giving the protein MKRFWKDAAPVVVDGGYAVELDGRRLKTPARADLVVPSGALAEAVADEWRDCAETVDPRAMPLTGLANAAIDRVAAAKDRFAADLAAYGESDLTCYRADGPAALVAQQAQHWDALIDWARRRYDVDFATSTGIMHVQQPDATVKRLAHEVAALDAFRLAGLSPLVTIGGSLIAALAILEGASTPEDAWEAVSLDDRWQIEQWGADDEAVKSLDNRRRDFLAAARFLYLL; this is encoded by the coding sequence ATGAAGCGTTTCTGGAAGGACGCTGCGCCGGTAGTCGTCGATGGCGGTTACGCGGTCGAACTCGACGGGCGGCGGTTGAAAACACCGGCACGCGCCGATCTGGTCGTTCCCTCCGGGGCGCTGGCCGAAGCGGTCGCCGACGAATGGCGCGATTGCGCTGAAACCGTCGATCCGCGCGCGATGCCGCTGACGGGCCTTGCCAACGCCGCGATCGACCGCGTCGCTGCCGCCAAGGACCGTTTCGCAGCCGACCTCGCCGCTTATGGCGAAAGCGACCTCACCTGCTACCGCGCCGACGGGCCGGCCGCGCTCGTGGCGCAGCAGGCCCAGCATTGGGATGCGCTGATCGACTGGGCGCGGCGGCGCTACGATGTCGACTTCGCAACCTCGACCGGCATCATGCATGTCCAGCAGCCCGATGCGACGGTGAAGCGTCTGGCGCACGAGGTGGCGGCTCTCGACGCCTTTCGGCTCGCCGGCCTTTCGCCGCTGGTCACGATCGGCGGTTCGCTGATCGCAGCGCTGGCGATCCTTGAAGGCGCATCGACGCCGGAAGACGCGTGGGAAGCGGTCAGCCTCGACGATCGCTGGCAGATCGAACAATGGGGTGCCGACGACGAAGCCGTGAAGTCGCTCGACAATCGCCGCCGCGATTTTCTCGCCGCGGCGCGGTTCCTCTACCTGCTCTAG
- a CDS encoding HAD-IA family hydrolase — protein MIRLAIFDCDGTLVDSGASIHRAVEAAFAAHGLVAPPREEAKKVIGLSLDQAMQRLAPGADHDALTATYKDAFFAMRGAGELEEPLFDGIAALLDRMEADGWLLGVATGKSMRGLRHVLELHGLERRFVTLQTADNNPSKPHPAMAMAAMADVGAEASRTIFVGDTAWDMGCAVNAGAGAIGAGWGYHEPVELIDAGAHGVAMTPADVVAHAADWLGRN, from the coding sequence ATGATCCGGCTGGCGATTTTCGACTGCGACGGCACGCTGGTCGACAGCGGCGCCAGCATCCATCGTGCGGTCGAAGCGGCCTTTGCCGCCCATGGCCTCGTCGCCCCGCCGCGCGAGGAAGCGAAGAAGGTCATCGGCCTCAGCCTCGACCAGGCGATGCAGCGACTCGCGCCCGGCGCGGACCATGATGCGCTGACCGCCACCTACAAGGACGCCTTCTTCGCCATGCGAGGCGCGGGCGAGTTGGAGGAGCCCCTGTTCGACGGCATTGCCGCCCTGCTCGACCGGATGGAGGCTGACGGCTGGCTGCTCGGCGTCGCCACCGGGAAAAGCATGCGCGGGCTCCGCCATGTGCTGGAACTGCACGGCCTCGAACGCCGCTTCGTGACCCTGCAGACGGCAGACAACAATCCGTCCAAGCCGCACCCGGCGATGGCAATGGCCGCCATGGCCGATGTTGGGGCGGAGGCTTCGCGAACCATATTCGTCGGCGACACCGCCTGGGACATGGGCTGCGCGGTCAATGCCGGCGCGGGTGCGATCGGCGCGGGCTGGGGCTATCATGAGCCGGTAGAGTTGATCGACGCCGGCGCGCACGGCGTGGCCATGACACCGGCAGACGTCGTGGCGCACGCGGCCGACTGGTTGGGGAGAAATTGA
- a CDS encoding RluA family pseudouridine synthase produces MAQTSSDNVRTFVVADDDDGIRLDRWFKRHLPDVSFNIVSRWARTGQLRLDGKRVAPGDRIEAGQTLRVPPAEAAPAEGPGAKPKRIITPLTEDEEAFVREMVMAKGRDWYVLNKPPGLATQGGTKTNQHLDRLLDGLANDEGQRPKLVHRLDKDTSGVLLVARTAKAAAHFAKAFSGRTARKVYWALITGVPSREEGMIDAPLAKQPGTGGEKMHVDEENGLPAKTRYRLIERAGNRAAWVELQPLTGRTHQLRAHMAAIGHPIVGDAKYGGADAFLTGGISRKLHLHARRLKIDGTDGKPIDHTADLPAHFEESLATLGFDRMLGEMLPLDNPDPAKSPETKAKRTAAHAKAYRKARKGERRSRGGSTPEKPARKPRRK; encoded by the coding sequence ATGGCCCAAACTTCCAGCGACAATGTCCGCACCTTCGTGGTGGCCGACGACGATGACGGCATTCGCCTTGACCGCTGGTTCAAGCGGCACCTGCCGGATGTCAGCTTCAACATCGTGTCGCGCTGGGCGCGGACCGGACAGCTGCGGCTCGACGGCAAGCGCGTCGCACCCGGCGACCGGATCGAAGCGGGGCAGACGCTGCGCGTGCCCCCCGCCGAAGCCGCGCCTGCCGAAGGGCCGGGCGCCAAGCCGAAGCGCATCATCACACCCCTGACCGAGGACGAAGAAGCCTTCGTGCGCGAAATGGTGATGGCCAAGGGCCGCGACTGGTATGTGCTGAACAAGCCGCCGGGCCTTGCGACGCAGGGCGGGACCAAGACCAACCAGCATCTCGACCGGCTGCTCGATGGCCTCGCCAACGACGAAGGACAGCGTCCCAAGCTGGTCCACCGCCTCGACAAGGACACCAGCGGCGTGTTGCTGGTGGCGCGCACCGCCAAGGCGGCGGCGCATTTCGCCAAGGCATTTTCCGGCCGCACCGCGCGCAAGGTCTATTGGGCGCTGATCACCGGCGTGCCCTCGCGCGAAGAAGGCATGATTGACGCCCCGCTTGCCAAGCAGCCGGGGACCGGCGGCGAAAAGATGCACGTCGATGAAGAGAATGGCCTGCCCGCCAAGACCCGCTACCGCCTGATCGAACGCGCCGGCAACCGCGCCGCCTGGGTCGAGCTGCAGCCGTTGACCGGCCGCACCCACCAGCTGCGCGCGCACATGGCGGCGATCGGCCATCCCATCGTCGGCGATGCCAAATATGGCGGGGCGGACGCCTTCCTGACCGGCGGGATCAGCCGCAAGTTGCACCTCCATGCGCGGCGGCTGAAGATCGACGGCACCGACGGCAAGCCGATCGACCATACCGCCGACCTGCCGGCCCATTTCGAGGAAAGCCTGGCGACGTTGGGCTTCGACCGGATGCTGGGCGAGATGCTGCCGCTCGACAATCCCGACCCGGCGAAGTCGCCCGAGACCAAGGCCAAGCGCACCGCGGCCCATGCCAAGGCCTACCGCAAGGCGCGCAAGGGCGAACGGCGTTCGCGTGGGGGAAGCACGCCCGAAAAGCCCGCGAGGAAACCGCGCCGCAAATGA
- a CDS encoding DUF4893 domain-containing protein translates to MALGLLALGACTLPKKDAPRPVVAVEPPTAEQVWKGIATADDQARLARLDEAWQRGLADARAVVSRADLNAEGKLLVPKAGETKPAPTPGSYSCRLITLGKEGGKGPSYQKFKPFFCYVLVQDDQFTIVKQTGSQRPAGRLWDDNGGTNRLIFLGTLALGNEDEARAYGEDPRRDMAGVFERIGPFKWRLVIPFPKDGAKLDVFELTPVPDQPAE, encoded by the coding sequence ATGGCGTTGGGGTTGCTCGCGCTGGGAGCGTGCACGCTCCCCAAGAAGGATGCGCCGCGACCTGTCGTCGCGGTCGAGCCGCCGACGGCAGAGCAGGTCTGGAAAGGCATTGCCACCGCCGACGACCAGGCGCGCCTCGCCCGGCTCGACGAAGCCTGGCAGCGCGGGCTGGCCGATGCGCGGGCCGTGGTGTCGCGTGCCGACCTCAATGCCGAAGGAAAGCTGCTGGTCCCCAAAGCGGGCGAGACCAAGCCTGCACCGACCCCCGGTAGCTACAGTTGCCGCCTGATCACGCTCGGCAAGGAAGGCGGCAAGGGCCCGTCGTACCAGAAGTTCAAGCCCTTCTTCTGTTACGTGCTGGTCCAGGACGACCAGTTTACCATCGTCAAGCAGACTGGCAGCCAGCGTCCCGCCGGCCGCCTGTGGGACGATAATGGCGGCACCAACCGCCTGATCTTCCTCGGCACGTTGGCGCTTGGCAATGAGGACGAGGCGCGCGCCTATGGCGAGGACCCGCGTCGCGACATGGCCGGTGTGTTCGAACGGATCGGACCGTTCAAATGGCGCCTCGTCATTCCTTTCCCGAAGGATGGCGCAAAGCTGGACGTGTTCGAACTGACCCCGGTGCCTGACCAGCCGGCCGAATGA
- the rarD gene encoding EamA family transporter RarD: MNAPPNPTSLDPHRTARIGFTYGVIAYAWWGIMPIYFKALKAVPSIDIVAHRIVWSLLVLGGLLTAVRGWSAVRSALGNPKVRWMLLLSSVLIGTNWLFYVYSINSGHILAGSLGYYLNPLANILLGRFVLKEHLTRAQWIAVGIAAAGIAVLAAGAFTTLWISLTLCFSFATYGLIRKMIAVDSLPGLAIETAILFPIAFGWLVMGGAEGRPLLGTNNVESGLLIASGVVSTVPLLCFTAAARRLRYSTVGMLQFIAPTLQFLLAVAIYREPFTAAHGVAFGCIWTALAIYTTAVIRKARTAA, translated from the coding sequence GTGAATGCACCGCCAAATCCCACTTCGCTCGATCCGCACCGCACCGCCCGTATCGGTTTCACCTATGGGGTGATCGCCTATGCGTGGTGGGGGATCATGCCGATCTACTTCAAGGCGCTGAAGGCGGTGCCGTCGATCGACATCGTCGCCCACCGGATCGTCTGGTCGCTGCTGGTGCTGGGTGGGTTGCTGACGGCGGTTCGCGGTTGGTCGGCGGTGCGCTCGGCGCTTGGCAATCCCAAGGTTCGCTGGATGTTGTTGCTGTCGTCGGTGCTGATCGGGACCAACTGGCTCTTCTACGTCTATTCGATCAACAGCGGTCATATCCTCGCGGGCAGCCTCGGCTATTATCTCAACCCGCTGGCCAACATCCTGCTTGGCCGCTTCGTCCTGAAGGAACATCTGACCCGGGCGCAGTGGATCGCGGTGGGAATTGCGGCGGCCGGCATCGCCGTACTGGCGGCAGGCGCCTTCACGACGCTTTGGATCAGCCTCACCCTCTGCTTCAGCTTCGCGACCTACGGCCTCATCCGCAAGATGATCGCGGTCGACAGCCTGCCCGGCCTGGCGATCGAGACGGCGATCCTTTTCCCGATCGCTTTTGGATGGCTTGTAATGGGCGGCGCCGAAGGGCGGCCCTTGCTCGGCACCAATAATGTGGAGAGCGGCCTGTTGATCGCGTCGGGCGTCGTGTCGACCGTCCCCTTGCTCTGCTTTACCGCAGCAGCGCGGCGCCTGCGCTATTCAACGGTGGGCATGCTGCAATTCATCGCGCCGACACTGCAGTTCCTTTTGGCGGTGGCCATCTATCGCGAGCCGTTCACGGCCGCACATGGCGTCGCCTTCGGCTGTATCTGGACGGCGCTGGCGATTTACACCACCGCGGTGATCCGCAAGGCGCGCACCGCCGCTTGA
- a CDS encoding PHA/PHB synthase family protein — MTDDNTKSIPGIEDWQHWALVMARANEMIMEAWAENLGKAKTMPGFGLSQPASNDPMQWMAQGAEAWSKGLEAWSQMLGQFAAAGEAKDRRFGSPEWKENPIFDTVRQGYLAISDKLLGTVEEIDGLDEEARNRLRFATRGFVEAMSPANFAATNPEVMKRTLETKGENLLSGLKNMLGDITRGQVTQSPEGAFELGRNLATTPGKVVFETDLFQLIQYAPTTDEVLETPLVIFPPWINRFYILDLTPEKSFVKWAVDQGVTVFMVSWKSADESIRDVTMDDYVGAQERAVDTVKDLLGVDAVHTIGYCVAGTTLAATLAYLAGKGRANKVKSVTFFTAQVDFEDAGDLKLFLGDDTFATLKQLTAENGILDGRVMAATFNLLRGRDLIWNYVVNNYLMGNDPTPFDLLHWNGDVTNLPGQWHRDYLMRLYRENLLVKPGAISVKGVPIDLTTIKTPAYIQAGKEDHIAPLKSVWKLTKVLSGPKRFLLAGSGHIAGVVNPPSAGKYQYWTNDAPAATLDEFIAGATETKGSWWPDWIGWLRDQAPKMVKADGARIPGKGKLKAIEDAPGRYVKTR, encoded by the coding sequence ATGACCGACGATAATACCAAGAGCATCCCGGGGATCGAGGACTGGCAGCATTGGGCGCTGGTCATGGCCCGCGCCAACGAGATGATCATGGAGGCCTGGGCCGAGAATCTCGGCAAGGCCAAGACCATGCCCGGCTTCGGCCTGTCGCAGCCCGCCAGCAACGATCCCATGCAATGGATGGCGCAGGGGGCGGAGGCTTGGTCGAAAGGTCTGGAGGCGTGGAGCCAGATGCTCGGCCAGTTCGCCGCCGCGGGCGAGGCCAAGGACCGCCGCTTCGGGTCGCCCGAGTGGAAGGAAAACCCGATCTTCGACACGGTCCGGCAGGGCTACCTCGCGATTTCCGACAAGCTGCTCGGCACGGTCGAGGAAATCGACGGGCTCGATGAGGAGGCGCGCAACCGGCTGCGTTTCGCGACGCGCGGCTTCGTCGAGGCGATGAGCCCGGCCAATTTCGCCGCGACCAATCCGGAGGTGATGAAGCGCACGCTGGAGACGAAGGGCGAAAACCTTCTGTCCGGCCTCAAGAACATGCTCGGCGACATCACGCGCGGGCAGGTGACGCAAAGCCCCGAAGGCGCCTTCGAACTGGGCCGCAACCTGGCGACGACGCCGGGCAAGGTCGTGTTCGAAACCGACCTGTTCCAGCTGATCCAATATGCGCCGACGACCGACGAAGTGCTCGAAACGCCGCTGGTGATCTTCCCGCCGTGGATCAACCGTTTCTATATCCTCGACCTGACGCCCGAAAAAAGCTTCGTCAAATGGGCGGTCGACCAGGGCGTCACCGTCTTCATGGTCAGCTGGAAGAGCGCGGACGAAAGCATCCGCGACGTGACCATGGACGATTATGTCGGCGCGCAGGAGCGGGCGGTCGATACGGTCAAGGACCTGCTCGGCGTCGATGCGGTCCATACCATCGGCTATTGCGTGGCCGGGACGACGCTGGCCGCAACGCTCGCCTATCTTGCGGGCAAGGGCCGTGCGAACAAGGTCAAGTCGGTCACCTTCTTCACCGCCCAGGTCGATTTCGAGGATGCGGGCGACCTCAAGCTGTTCCTCGGCGACGACACCTTCGCGACCTTGAAGCAGCTGACCGCCGAAAACGGCATTCTCGACGGGCGGGTGATGGCGGCGACCTTCAACCTGCTGCGCGGCCGCGATCTCATCTGGAATTATGTCGTCAACAATTACCTGATGGGCAACGACCCGACGCCGTTCGACCTGCTGCACTGGAACGGGGACGTCACCAACCTGCCGGGCCAGTGGCACCGCGACTATCTGATGCGGCTCTACCGCGAGAATCTGCTGGTGAAGCCGGGCGCCATCAGTGTGAAGGGGGTTCCGATAGACCTCACGACAATCAAGACGCCCGCCTACATCCAGGCCGGCAAGGAAGATCATATCGCACCGCTCAAGAGCGTGTGGAAATTGACCAAGGTGCTGTCGGGCCCGAAAAGGTTCCTGCTCGCCGGATCAGGCCATATCGCCGGCGTGGTGAACCCGCCGTCCGCCGGCAAATATCAATATTGGACCAATGATGCGCCGGCCGCGACGCTCGACGAATTTATCGCGGGCGCAACAGAAACCAAAGGCAGCTGGTGGCCGGACTGGATCGGATGGCTGCGCGATCAGGCGCCCAAAATGGTCAAGGCCGATGGCGCGCGCATCCCGGGCAAGGGCAAGCTCAAGGCGATCGAGGACGCGCCCGGCCGGTATGTGAAAACGCGCTGA
- a CDS encoding trimeric intracellular cation channel family protein → MTPPDIPADALVWLDYIGIAVFAVSGALVAAEKRQTMVTFIFFAVATGVGGGTLRDLMIGAPVFWVHTNSTLLICIAAATLVWMLSRKQIADRALLWFDAIGLAAYATYGASKALSYGVSPVPAFAMGVITACAGGVIRDVMANEPSIVMRPELYVTAAALASGLYVILFVAGAPAALAALVAGLMGFALRGAAIARGLSLPAYDR, encoded by the coding sequence ATGACTCCGCCCGACATCCCCGCCGACGCGCTGGTCTGGCTAGACTATATCGGCATCGCCGTGTTCGCAGTGTCGGGCGCGCTGGTCGCGGCGGAAAAAAGGCAGACGATGGTCACCTTCATCTTCTTCGCGGTCGCGACCGGCGTTGGCGGCGGCACGCTGCGCGACCTGATGATCGGCGCGCCGGTGTTCTGGGTGCACACCAATTCGACGTTGCTGATCTGCATCGCGGCGGCGACCTTGGTCTGGATGTTGTCCCGCAAGCAGATAGCCGACCGCGCGCTGCTATGGTTCGATGCCATCGGCCTCGCCGCCTACGCAACTTATGGCGCGTCGAAGGCACTCAGCTACGGCGTGTCGCCGGTGCCCGCCTTTGCCATGGGGGTCATTACGGCTTGCGCGGGCGGCGTGATCCGCGACGTGATGGCCAACGAGCCGTCGATCGTGATGCGGCCGGAGCTTTACGTCACCGCCGCGGCCCTGGCATCCGGCCTTTATGTGATCCTGTTCGTCGCCGGCGCGCCGGCCGCACTTGCGGCGCTGGTCGCAGGGCTGATGGGCTTTGCCCTGCGCGGCGCCGCCATCGCTCGCGGCCTGTCGCTACCCGCCTACGATCGCTGA
- a CDS encoding LL-diaminopimelate aminotransferase has translation MSDDFYRIQRLPPYVFAEVNAMKAAARARGEDIIDLGMGNPDGSPPAHVIDKLAEVAKSPTAHRYSASKGIKGLRKAQAAYYKRRFNVDLDPESEVIVTLGSKEGLANLAQAITAPGDVVLTPNPSYPIHHFGFIIAGAAIRSIPAIPGPDFFDRLEKAMRYTVPRPKVLVIGYPSNPTAEVVDLAFYEQLVAFAREAGLTVISDLAYAEIYFGDEPTPSILQVEGAKDVAVEFTSMSKTYSMAGWRMGFAVGNARLIGALTRVKSYLDYGAFTPIQAAATAALNGPQDCIDANRQLYKKRRDVMVESFGRAGWAIPVPQASMFAWAPIPEQFHNLGSMEFAKKLLVEAGVAVAPGVGFGEEGEGYVRLALVENEQRLRQAARGIKKVLSRG, from the coding sequence ATGTCCGACGATTTCTATCGCATCCAGCGCCTGCCGCCCTACGTGTTCGCCGAAGTGAATGCGATGAAGGCCGCGGCACGCGCACGGGGCGAGGACATCATCGACCTCGGCATGGGCAATCCCGACGGATCGCCGCCGGCGCATGTGATCGACAAGCTAGCCGAAGTCGCCAAGTCGCCCACCGCCCACCGCTACTCCGCGTCGAAGGGGATCAAGGGCCTGAGGAAAGCGCAGGCGGCCTATTACAAGCGCCGCTTCAACGTCGATCTCGATCCCGAAAGCGAGGTCATCGTCACGCTGGGATCGAAGGAAGGGCTCGCCAACTTGGCCCAGGCGATCACCGCGCCAGGGGATGTCGTGCTGACCCCCAACCCCAGCTATCCGATCCACCATTTCGGCTTCATCATCGCCGGCGCAGCGATCCGTTCGATCCCCGCCATCCCCGGCCCGGATTTTTTCGACCGGCTGGAAAAGGCGATGCGCTACACCGTGCCGCGGCCCAAGGTGCTGGTCATCGGCTATCCGTCGAACCCGACCGCCGAGGTCGTCGATCTCGCCTTCTACGAGCAGCTGGTCGCCTTCGCGCGCGAGGCCGGCCTGACCGTCATTTCCGACCTTGCCTATGCCGAAATCTATTTCGGCGACGAGCCGACCCCGTCGATCCTGCAGGTCGAGGGCGCGAAGGATGTCGCGGTCGAGTTCACCTCCATGTCGAAGACCTATTCGATGGCCGGCTGGCGAATGGGCTTTGCGGTCGGCAATGCACGGTTGATCGGTGCGCTGACCCGCGTGAAGAGCTACCTCGACTATGGCGCCTTTACCCCAATCCAGGCGGCGGCGACCGCTGCCTTGAACGGCCCGCAGGACTGCATCGATGCCAATCGCCAACTCTACAAGAAACGGCGCGACGTGATGGTCGAAAGCTTCGGCCGTGCGGGCTGGGCCATTCCGGTTCCCCAAGCGTCGATGTTCGCCTGGGCGCCGATTCCCGAACAGTTTCACAACCTAGGCAGTATGGAATTCGCCAAGAAATTGCTGGTCGAAGCCGGTGTAGCGGTCGCGCCGGGCGTCGGGTTCGGTGAGGAAGGCGAAGGCTATGTGCGCCTTGCGCTGGTCGAGAACGAGCAGCGCCTTCGCCAGGCTGCGCGCGGCATCAAGAAGGTGCTGTCGCGGGGATAG
- a CDS encoding L,D-transpeptidase family protein, giving the protein MKLRTLLTVAGLSVLAACSTPTRPPVVAQPTFTPPATNYRWTNGYSAKGFEAMHAAFGKVTLAPGENHWVAAIPADGDVAITIDIANQIAFVFKGEQLVGVTNVSTGKKGHPTPLGFWTINWKRPMYRSKKYDNAPMPFMQNIDDKGIAIHAGNTPGYPASHGCIRMPMAFAKQLYGLTKAGNKVIIEG; this is encoded by the coding sequence ATGAAATTGCGGACGCTTTTGACTGTGGCCGGCCTGTCGGTCCTGGCAGCCTGCTCGACGCCGACGCGTCCGCCGGTGGTGGCCCAGCCGACCTTTACGCCGCCCGCGACCAATTACCGCTGGACCAACGGCTATTCGGCCAAGGGCTTCGAAGCGATGCACGCGGCGTTCGGCAAGGTCACGCTGGCGCCCGGTGAAAACCATTGGGTCGCCGCGATTCCGGCGGACGGCGACGTCGCCATCACGATCGACATCGCCAACCAGATCGCCTTCGTGTTCAAGGGCGAACAGTTGGTGGGCGTGACCAATGTTTCCACCGGCAAGAAGGGCCACCCGACCCCGCTCGGTTTCTGGACGATCAACTGGAAGCGGCCGATGTATCGCAGCAAGAAGTATGACAATGCGCCGATGCCGTTCATGCAGAACATCGACGACAAGGGCATTGCCATCCATGCCGGCAACACGCCGGGCTATCCCGCCAGCCACGGCTGCATCCGGATGCCGATGGCATTCGCCAAGCAGCTCTACGGGCTGACCAAGGCGGGCAACAAGGTCATTATCGAGGGCTGA